The following is a genomic window from Amycolatopsis sp. BJA-103.
AGCCGGGCGCCACGGTCACGCACAGCGTGAACCTGCAGCAGAGCGGGCGGCACAAGATCCTCGCCCGCTGGAACGTCTACGACACGGCGAACGCGTTTTACGCCTGCATCGACGCCAACATCAGCTAAGCGTCGGCCTCGTGAGTGGTACGGGCGGTTAGAACCGTCCGTACCACTCACGAGGCTTTTGTGTCAGGCTCACCGTCATGAGCGATGACGAGCGCGACGGGGTCAAGCTGACCAACCTCGACCAGCCGTTGTTCGAGGGTGCGACGAAACGCGACCTCGTCGATTACCTGGACTTCGTCGCGGGCCGCCTCCTCCCGGTACTGGAGAACCGGCCGCTGTCGGTGATCCGCGTCCTGCGCGGCCAGGACCCGTTCATGCAGAAGAACCTGCCCAAATACACACCCGGCTGGGTGAAGCGGCACGAAATCTGGGCGGAGACCTCCCATCGGCAGGTGTCGTACGCGCTGTGCGACGACCGCCGCACGTTGCTGTGGTTCGCGAACCAGCGCGCCGTCGAGTATCACCCGACGTTGATGACCGCCGGGGACGTCGCTGGCCCGACCCATCTCGTCCTGGACCTCGACCCGCCGCCGGGTGACGATTTCGCGCACGTGGTGAAGGCCGCGGGGCTGGTGCGGCAGGCGCTCTCCGATTCCGGGCTCGCCGGTGCGGTGAAGACCAGTGGTTCCAAGGGAGTG
Proteins encoded in this region:
- a CDS encoding DNA polymerase domain-containing protein, which translates into the protein MSDDERDGVKLTNLDQPLFEGATKRDLVDYLDFVAGRLLPVLENRPLSVIRVLRGQDPFMQKNLPKYTPGWVKRHEIWAETSHRQVSYALCDDRRTLLWFANQRAVEYHPTLMTAGDVAGPTHLVLDLDPPPGDDFAHVVKAAGLVRQALSDSGLAGAVKTSGSKGVHIFVPLVPGQTFEDVAAATRALSARAEQVDPSVATTAYIVEDREGKVYLDSTRAGGNTVAAAYSPRLRPGLPVSFPVAWDALADVVPADFTVYTAPGLLGDKDPWAEAMPAPQTLPADLVEQGHTIPIARVVAMHEGKRRARLRAQKG